One Benincasa hispida cultivar B227 chromosome 5, ASM972705v1, whole genome shotgun sequence genomic window carries:
- the LOC120077212 gene encoding uncharacterized protein LOC120077212, which yields MGSSSLFCQGGKGLQPIQGFLGMRFRDRYYYLCDVGYPNAEGFLALYRGERYHLSDWRGAGNAPTTTREFFNMKHSSARNVIERAFGLLKGQWAIPRGKSFYPIQVQCRTITACCFIHNLITREMRIGAILDVPDEENWS from the exons ATGGGGAGTTCGTCTTTGTTTTGCCAGGGTGGGAAGGGTCTGCAGCCGATTCAAGGGTTCTTAGGGATGCGATTTCGCGACC GATACTATTATCTATGTGATGTTGGATACCCCAACGCTGAAGGATTCTTGGCGCTGTACAGAGGGGAACGATACCATCTCTCTGATTGGCGTGGAGCAGGAAACGCACCGACAACTACAAGAGAATTTTTTAACATGAAACATTCTTCAGCAAGGAACGTTATCGAGCGAGCGTTTGGGTTGCTAAAGGGGCAGTGGGCTATTCCTAGGGGAAAATCATTCTACCCAATACAAGTCCAATGTCGAACAATAACTGCATGTTGCTTTATTCACAACTTGATCACAAGGGAGATGAGAATCGGTGCAATACTTGACGTGCCCGATGAGGAAAATTGGTCTTGA